Within the Enterobacter bugandensis genome, the region CGTCACTCGCGCAGGCCAGCTAAAAGAACGCAAGATGGGCATCAGAGCCGAAGAGTTCAACCTGAAGAAAGGGCTGCTGCTGGCGGTGATGTGCGGGGTCTTCTCGGCGGGCATGTCGTTCGCCATGAACGCCGCCAAACCGATGCACGACGCCGCTGCGGCGCTGGGCGTTGACCCGCTGTATGTTGCCCTGCCAAGCTATGTGGTGATCATGGGCGGCGGCGCGCTGGTAAACCTCGGTTTCTGCTTCATTCGTCTGGCAAAAGTGAAGAACCTGTCGGTAAAAGACGATTTCTCGCTGGCAAAACCGCTTATCTTCACCAACGTTCTGCTCTCCGCGCTCGGCGGCCTGATGTGGTATCTGCAGTTCTTCTTTTACGCCTGGGGCCACGCCAGCATTCCGCCGCAGTACGACTACATAAGCTGGATGCTGCACATGAGCTTCTACGTGCTGTGCGGCGGGCTGGTTGGGCTGGTGCTGAAGGAGTGGAACAACGCCGGACGTCGTCCGGTTGGCGTACTGAGCCTGGGCTGCGTGGTGATTATCATTGCGGCCAATATCGTCGGCCTCGGCATGGCGAACTGATTACGCTGCTTTTCGACTGCGATGACGCCACTGAACCGGCGTCATCCCCACCTCACGGTTAAACACCACCGAAAAGTAGTTACTGTCCTCAAAGCCGCAGCGCATCGCCACTTCACTGACCATCAGCTCCGTATGCTGTAACAGATACTGGGCGTGGCAGATGCGCAGCTGGCGCAGGTAATGGTTTATCGTCATCCCCGTCTGGGTGCGGAACTGCTGGCGCAGCGCGCGCTCGCTGCACTGCTCCTGCTCGCAGAATTTTTCCAGTACGAAACTCTTGTTCAGACTGCCCGCAAGCCGGGCGATCAGCTTATCCAGCAGCGCTTCCTGCGTGGTGGCGGAGGGATTATCCGTGGCGTAACGATGACGCTTCAGGGTCATCACCAGCTGGGCGAAAAGCAGCTCCGACATCTGGTTTGCCACCGGGTCGCTCTTCTGGCTCTCCTGCTCCAGCTGGGAAATCGTCTGGCGCACCTGAGCCATGCCGCTGCTGCTTAAGCGCCAGTGCGGTTCGCCTCCGGCATTCAGAATGCCCGGAATGTTGCTCGCCCAGTCGACATTCAGTTTAAGCCTGTCAGGGCAGTAGATGACGTTCTGCAACACCAGATCGTTAACCGAGGCGTAGGCGTGTTTGTCTTCGGCGCGAATGTAAAACAGATCCCCGCGCGTGATGCGGTAGGGCCGGTCGTTGAGGACGTGCAGGCCGTTGCCGCGCCACACCAGCACCAGCTCGCAGAACTCATGGGTGTGCTCGGCAAAGACATTTTGCGGGTAACGGTCGGCCACCGCGACGGCCTGACTCGCGGAGGCAAAAAAATCATCTTTGCGAAGAATTAACTGAGCGGCCACACCACAACCTCTACGGCGAATAACCGGGCATTATTAGCTTTTTTGCGGCCTGAAAACGGTGACTGCCCTCGCGTTACTGAAGCAACGCGTCTTTCCCCTGACGAATATCGCGCGGCGACCAGCTAAATTCCCGGCGAAATAGCGTCGAAAAGTGATTACTGTCGCCGAAACCGCAGCGATAAGCAATTTCTGTAACGCTTTCGTCGGTATGCCGTAAAAGGTGACGCGCTTTGATCAGGCGCAGACGGTTAAGGTAACGCTGCGGCGTGAGCCCGGTATGCTGCTTGAGCTGACGATGCAGCGTGCGCAACGAGAGCGAAAAGTCGTCCGCCAGCGTTTCCCAGCAGACATCTTCAGCGAAATGATCTTCCAGCCAGGCCATGAGCTGGTTCAGCCGTGCGTCATTATTTTCCATCCCTTCCACCAGGCTGCTTCGGCGCAGCAGCACCAGCAACTGCATAAACAGCAGCTCGCGGGTGGCAATCGCGTGCGTCTCCTGCCCGTCCTCGCTCTGCTCCATCTGGCTCACCAGCTGACGCACCTGCTGTAACGTGGATTGATTCACCCGCCAGTGCGACGGGTAGTGGCCGTCCTTCTCCTGCGGCAACAGCTGATTCAGTCCGGAGAGAAACTGGAACGCATCCGGGGAACGATAGAGCACGTTGGTCAGACACAGGTTGTCGGTATGTTCATACAGGTGCCGGTCGTGGTCGCGCACGAAGCACACCGTACCGCCGCTGATGGTATACGGCTGACCGTTGAATACGTGGATGCCTGTTCCGTGCTCAACAATCACAATCTCATGAAAATCATGATGATGCTCCGGGAACGCAGCCTGAGGAAGCCGTGGCTCAATCGCGACGGGAGAAGCCCCCGAAGGAAAAAAATCGACGCTGTGCAGTACGGTCATAACGGCCCCCACCAATGAGAAAAGTTCTCAAAATAGTAATTAAGGCCCTCCACGCTCACCTTAAATTTTTGACAGTAAACCGCGCAAAAGCTGCCGATTTTTCAAGAAACAGGCGGAAAGATCGGGAAATGCGGTCAGCGTCACACTGCCTGCAAACCCCACCATTA harbors:
- the rhaT gene encoding L-rhamnose/proton symporter RhaT, encoding MNHAITMGIFWHLIGAASAACFYAPFKKVKSWSWETMWSVGGTVSWLILPWTISAMLLPDFWGYFSSFNASTLLPVFLFGAMWGIGNINYGLTMRYLGMSMGIGIAIGITLIVGTLMTPILNGHFDVLINTQGGRMTLLGVLVAVIGVGIVTRAGQLKERKMGIRAEEFNLKKGLLLAVMCGVFSAGMSFAMNAAKPMHDAAAALGVDPLYVALPSYVVIMGGGALVNLGFCFIRLAKVKNLSVKDDFSLAKPLIFTNVLLSALGGLMWYLQFFFYAWGHASIPPQYDYISWMLHMSFYVLCGGLVGLVLKEWNNAGRRPVGVLSLGCVVIIIAANIVGLGMAN
- the rhaR gene encoding HTH-type transcriptional activator RhaR, with the translated sequence MAAQLILRKDDFFASASQAVAVADRYPQNVFAEHTHEFCELVLVWRGNGLHVLNDRPYRITRGDLFYIRAEDKHAYASVNDLVLQNVIYCPDRLKLNVDWASNIPGILNAGGEPHWRLSSSGMAQVRQTISQLEQESQKSDPVANQMSELLFAQLVMTLKRHRYATDNPSATTQEALLDKLIARLAGSLNKSFVLEKFCEQEQCSERALRQQFRTQTGMTINHYLRQLRICHAQYLLQHTELMVSEVAMRCGFEDSNYFSVVFNREVGMTPVQWRHRSRKAA
- the rhaS gene encoding HTH-type transcriptional activator RhaS, encoding MTVLHSVDFFPSGASPVAIEPRLPQAAFPEHHHDFHEIVIVEHGTGIHVFNGQPYTISGGTVCFVRDHDRHLYEHTDNLCLTNVLYRSPDAFQFLSGLNQLLPQEKDGHYPSHWRVNQSTLQQVRQLVSQMEQSEDGQETHAIATRELLFMQLLVLLRRSSLVEGMENNDARLNQLMAWLEDHFAEDVCWETLADDFSLSLRTLHRQLKQHTGLTPQRYLNRLRLIKARHLLRHTDESVTEIAYRCGFGDSNHFSTLFRREFSWSPRDIRQGKDALLQ